TGAAAAAGGATAAGTTGTTTAATTTTGAAATCTGGAAAAATGGTGAGCCGCGAGATCCTATGAAATTATTCTTTAAATTTGCAGGGAATTTCAGAGCAACTTTTTACACAGAATGGGATGATAAAATTATATATTATCCAGCATTTAGATTAACAAAGTCTGGAAATGTTCCAAGACCATGGGTAACAGTAGCTGCTGATCCGAAGTATTTACCTCTTGGAACTGTGGTATATATTCCAGAATTTAGAAATACCCCTAATATGGGATTTTTTGAAGTGGAAGATATTGGTTCGAAAATTGTTGGAAATAGATTGGATATATATATTAATGATGTAAGACTTGCGCAAAATACACAGGAAGTTAGTGTTTATGTAGTAGGGAAAAAGGCCAGGAGGTAATAAAATGGGACTAACAGTAAAAAGCAGTTATGCATTAAGAGCGTTGTATGAACTTGCTTTATTTCATAAAAATGGAGTGAAAAGAGTTTCTATAAATGAATTATCGGCAAAGCAAAAAATACCGAAGGATTTTCTGGAAAAAATATTCAGTGAATTAAGGGAATATAAAATTGTTGATTCGGTGCGCGGAAGATACGGAGGATATGCTTTAAGTAGAAAACCAGAAGATTTAAAATTAAGTGAAGTAATTTATATTTTAGATAGACCATTTCAATCATATGAGTGCGTTGTTACCGGAAAATGTGAAACACTTGGTTCTGAATGCGCAGTGGGATATGTCTGGAAAAAAATAAATACAATTCTTATGAGCGAACTTTCAAAGATTACACTTGCAGATTTATTAAAAATAGGAGAAAAACTGGAATTAATGGGAGGAAATACAGTTGAAGAAAAA
This is a stretch of genomic DNA from Marinitoga piezophila KA3. It encodes these proteins:
- a CDS encoding RrF2 family transcriptional regulator, whose product is MGLTVKSSYALRALYELALFHKNGVKRVSINELSAKQKIPKDFLEKIFSELREYKIVDSVRGRYGGYALSRKPEDLKLSEVIYILDRPFQSYECVVTGKCETLGSECAVGYVWKKINTILMSELSKITLADLLKIGEKLELMGGNTVEEKINNADERRG